From a region of the Cervus canadensis isolate Bull #8, Minnesota chromosome 33, ASM1932006v1, whole genome shotgun sequence genome:
- the LOC122434183 gene encoding nuclear ubiquitous casein and cyclin-dependent kinase substrate 1-like gives MSRPVRNRKVVDYSPFQESDDADEDYGRDSGPPAKKIRSSPREAKNKRRSGKNSQEDSEDSEEKDVKTKKDDSHSAEDSEDEKKDHKNVRQQRQAASKAASKQREMLMEDVGSEEEQEEEDKTPFQGNSGSDEDFLVEDDDDSDYGSSKKKNKKMVKKSKPERKEKKMPKPRLKATVTPSPVKGKGKVGRPTASKASKEKTSSPKEEDEEPESPLEKKTSSSPPPEKSGYEGPEEEAQSGED, from the coding sequence ATGTCTCGGCCTGTCAGAAATAGGAAGGTCGTTGATTATTCACCATTTCAGGAATCCGATGATGCTGATGAAGATTATGGAAGAGATTCAGGCCCTCCAGCTAAGAAAATTCGATCATCTCCCCGAGAAGCTAAAAATAAGAGGCGATCTGGAAAGAATTCACAGGAAGATAGTGAGGACTCAGAAGAAAAAGATGTGAAGACTAAGAAGGATGATTCTCATTCAGCAGAGGACagtgaagatgaaaaaaaagatcataaaaaTGTGCGCCAGCAACGGCAAGCAGCCTCTAAAGCAGCCTCTAAACAGAGGGAGATGCTCATGGAAGATGTGGGCAGtgaagaagagcaagaagaggaggACAAGACGCCATTCCAAGGGAATTCCGGCAGTGATGAGGATTTCCTAGTGGAAGACGATGATGATAGTGACTATGGcagttcaaaaaagaaaaacaaaaagatggtTAAGAAGTCGAAgcctgagagaaaagaaaagaaaatgccgAAGCCCAGGCTAAAGGCCACAGTGACGCCAAGTCCTGTGAAAGGCAAGGGGAAAGTGGGTCGCCCCACAGCTTCAAAGGCATCGAAGGAAAAGACTTCTTCTCCCAAAGAAGAAGATGAGGAACCAGAAAgccctctggagaagaaaacgtCTTCAAGTCCCCCGCCTGAGAAATCCGGGTATGAAGGGCCTGAAGAGGAAGCCCAGTCTGGGGAAGATTAA